A window of the Candidatus Liberibacter solanacearum CLso-ZC1 genome harbors these coding sequences:
- a CDS encoding undecaprenyl-diphosphate phosphatase — protein sequence MFESSIIFALILGFVEGITEFIPVSSTAHLLLASRFLGVDLGSSFTILVQLGAVLALLYVYFHRIIYIFFSFPYDSSSRHFAIILFFGFLPAGILGFFAHYFIKSILFKETIVIYISLIVGGFILLAVDRIHFQSKYFDIKNYPLLLAIKIGFFQCLAMIPGTSRSGATIVGAIVLGADKRSAAEFSFFLAIPTMIGACALDSYKNYTSIVNEMRSAIIIGCLASFITSLIVVRFLLNLISKRGYTPFAVWRIMIGLIGLISETIF from the coding sequence ATGTTTGAATCTTCTATAATTTTTGCACTTATTTTAGGTTTTGTTGAGGGAATAACAGAATTCATTCCTGTTTCTTCAACAGCTCATTTATTGCTTGCAAGTCGTTTTTTAGGCGTTGATTTAGGCAGTAGTTTTACTATTTTAGTTCAATTAGGGGCTGTTTTAGCTTTATTATATGTGTATTTTCATAGAATTATTTATATATTTTTTTCTTTTCCATATGATTCTTCTTCTCGTCATTTTGCCATAATTCTATTTTTTGGATTTCTTCCTGCAGGGATTTTAGGTTTTTTTGCGCATTATTTTATTAAGTCAATATTATTTAAAGAAACGATTGTTATATATATCAGTCTCATTGTTGGTGGTTTTATATTATTGGCAGTTGATCGTATACATTTTCAATCAAAATATTTTGATATTAAAAATTATCCCTTACTTTTAGCTATAAAAATAGGTTTTTTCCAGTGTCTTGCAATGATTCCTGGCACATCTCGTTCGGGTGCTACTATTGTTGGTGCGATAGTATTGGGCGCTGATAAACGTTCTGCTGCAGAATTTTCTTTCTTTCTAGCAATTCCAACCATGATAGGTGCTTGTGCATTGGATTCTTATAAGAATTATACTTCTATTGTGAATGAGATGCGTTCAGCAATTATTATTGGTTGTTTGGCTTCTTTCATAACGAGTTTGATTGTTGTGCGATTTTTACTAAACCTTATATCCAAGCGGGGATATACTCCATTCGCTGTATGGAGAATAATGATAGGTTTGATAGGATTGATTTCAGAAACTATTTTTTAA
- a CDS encoding glutathione S-transferase family protein has protein sequence MSILYHYPMSSSSRFIRLILSEYEFKPDMVEEYPWGKRREFLELNPSGTLPVYVNDHMHALCGFVVISEYLDETYGTLTKKNRLLPDDPLQKAEVRRMVEWFMHQMEGDVTKPLVRERVYKLHMTAEQGGGSPDSKILRVARSNMRQHIKYITWLIKSRAWIAGNHISYADFAASATISILDYLGEIDWNDAPIIKEWYQRIKSRPSFRSLLSERIRGLAPVPHYTNLDF, from the coding sequence ATGTCCATACTTTATCATTATCCAATGTCATCTAGTTCACGTTTCATACGTTTAATCCTTAGTGAATATGAGTTTAAACCCGATATGGTAGAAGAATATCCTTGGGGAAAACGCCGTGAATTTCTAGAGCTTAATCCATCAGGGACACTTCCTGTTTATGTCAATGACCATATGCACGCATTATGTGGTTTTGTTGTTATTTCTGAATATCTTGACGAAACATACGGTACTCTTACTAAAAAGAATCGTCTTCTTCCCGATGATCCGTTACAAAAAGCTGAAGTTCGTAGGATGGTAGAATGGTTTATGCATCAAATGGAAGGAGATGTGACAAAACCCTTAGTCCGTGAACGCGTTTACAAGTTACATATGACTGCTGAACAAGGTGGAGGATCCCCTGATTCAAAAATACTACGTGTAGCGCGTAGTAACATGCGACAACATATAAAATACATTACATGGTTGATAAAATCACGTGCATGGATTGCTGGAAATCATATTAGTTATGCTGATTTTGCTGCTTCTGCAACAATTTCAATACTTGACTATCTAGGAGAAATAGACTGGAACGATGCTCCTATTATTAAAGAATGGTATCAACGTATTAAATCTCGTCCTTCATTCCGCTCTTTACTCTCAGAACGGATAAGAGGATTAGCCCCCGTTCCTCATTATACTAATCTTGATTTTTAA